One window of Chamaesiphon minutus PCC 6605 genomic DNA carries:
- a CDS encoding phage holin family protein encodes MNSNIIPYLVTTLATALGLLIDDVIVPGINIANFPAALIAAAVIGFLNATIRPTLSLLSLPINFLSLGLFSFVINGFCLWLAALLVPGFAIHGLLAFILGPVVLSLASTFLNNYFAEKKLGQGSSLTPQ; translated from the coding sequence ATGAACAGCAACATTATTCCCTATCTGGTCACTACATTAGCCACTGCACTGGGCTTATTAATAGACGATGTGATCGTTCCTGGCATCAATATTGCCAACTTTCCAGCAGCATTAATCGCAGCAGCAGTTATCGGATTCTTGAATGCGACCATCCGACCCACACTATCGCTGTTATCGCTACCGATCAACTTTTTAAGCTTGGGACTATTTTCATTCGTAATTAATGGCTTCTGCTTGTGGCTGGCAGCACTTTTAGTGCCCGGTTTTGCGATTCATGGCTTACTCGCATTCATTCTCGGTCCAGTCGTATTGTCATTAGCTAGCACTTTTCTCAACAACTATTTTGCAGAGAAAAAACTCGGCCAAGGTTCTTCGCTTACACCTCAATAA
- a CDS encoding YqaE/Pmp3 family membrane protein has product MSLLNLVLAILVPPVGVFLTYGIGTTLFINIALTLLGWIPGSIHAVWALYKRSELNN; this is encoded by the coding sequence ATGAGCTTACTAAACCTCGTACTTGCAATCTTAGTTCCCCCCGTTGGTGTTTTTCTTACCTACGGTATCGGTACAACTTTATTTATCAACATTGCCTTGACGTTACTCGGCTGGATTCCCGGCAGCATTCACGCTGTTTGGGCACTGTACAAACGTAGCGAACTGAATAATTAA
- a CDS encoding GlsB/YeaQ/YmgE family stress response membrane protein — translation MNLIAWVVLGLLAGAIAKAIVPGDQGGGWISTLILGVVGAFIGGSLHTFIQTGTLALTAPGLSIPGVFVAVLGAIIAIYLYGLVARSNV, via the coding sequence ATGAATTTAATTGCTTGGGTTGTTTTAGGTTTATTAGCTGGCGCGATTGCCAAAGCGATCGTCCCTGGCGATCAAGGCGGCGGTTGGATTTCGACCTTGATTTTAGGTGTAGTTGGTGCGTTTATCGGAGGCAGCCTACACACCTTCATTCAGACGGGGACGCTGGCTTTAACAGCACCTGGATTGAGTATTCCTGGTGTCTTCGTAGCGGTTCTCGGTGCGATTATCGCAATTTACCTCTACGGCTTAGTAGCTCGTAGCAACGTCTAA
- a CDS encoding NblA/ycf18 family protein, producing MDILALDLSLEQEFLLKNYEQQVKCLSPERAQEFLLEAFRLLMIKDNAIRSLVKSSILNIDAHAQDSTAIDRSDLPKYKIHRI from the coding sequence ATGGATATATTAGCCTTAGATCTTAGCCTCGAACAAGAGTTTTTACTCAAAAACTACGAGCAACAAGTTAAATGTTTAAGCCCAGAGCGAGCGCAAGAATTTTTGCTCGAAGCGTTTCGCCTACTGATGATTAAAGATAATGCGATTCGATCGCTAGTCAAGTCTAGCATCCTTAATATTGATGCGCACGCTCAAGACAGTACGGCGATCGACAGATCGGATCTCCCCAAATACAAAATTCATCGGATCTAA
- a CDS encoding BON domain-containing protein produces the protein MSRIITTSFVQPLVLSVLLTMSLSACTTASKTASDAPSSTASNGTTPTSTSANDNKGDAQSDVRKKQIESDIRAREQRNAIGGDPQKRDPEDLASEVRGKLEANIPSSKLTVTAKDAEVTVSGTVASQDQLAKIKPLALQIKGVKTAIVKAVVKP, from the coding sequence ATGTCTAGAATTATTACAACCAGTTTCGTGCAGCCTTTAGTGCTGAGCGTATTGCTGACAATGAGTCTTTCTGCTTGCACTACGGCTAGTAAAACGGCATCTGATGCCCCGAGTTCGACGGCTAGCAATGGAACTACACCTACGTCCACATCTGCCAATGACAACAAAGGGGACGCCCAAAGCGATGTCCGCAAAAAACAAATCGAATCGGATATCCGCGCGCGGGAACAGCGGAATGCGATCGGTGGCGATCCTCAAAAACGCGATCCAGAAGATTTGGCTAGCGAAGTACGCGGTAAATTAGAAGCCAATATTCCCAGCAGCAAACTCACAGTTACTGCCAAAGATGCCGAGGTTACAGTCTCTGGCACGGTCGCATCCCAAGACCAACTCGCCAAAATTAAACCTTTAGCACTACAAATCAAAGGTGTTAAAACCGCGATCGTCAAAGCCGTCGTCAAGCCTTAA
- a CDS encoding sterol desaturase family protein has product MNHYSFEFYGFAFFGIILARYLIFAGGTHLFLDKAFGKDTTAELLQARSGERLLTSDRGRLPHTTIGSDIKLSILSSLVFAVSAAAIASAYDLGITKLYTDVDRYPLWYLGASYLVAIVAQDAYFYFMHRLCHHKFLFRWCHQGHHRSNPPTPWTSFAFDLPEAIAHSLFLIGLVFIVPLHFITVMAVLTTMTVWAVVNHLGFDRLPASFPHHWCGRWFTGPAHHSIHHRHYGFHYGLYFTFWDRQLGTQLPTYEQEFANVTH; this is encoded by the coding sequence TTGAACCACTACTCATTTGAGTTCTATGGCTTTGCCTTCTTTGGCATCATTCTGGCACGATATCTGATTTTTGCGGGCGGAACCCACTTATTTTTGGATAAAGCCTTCGGTAAAGATACCACCGCCGAGCTACTTCAAGCGCGCTCTGGCGAACGACTTTTGACTAGCGATCGGGGTAGATTGCCCCACACCACAATCGGATCGGATATTAAATTATCGATCTTATCATCGCTGGTCTTTGCCGTGAGCGCGGCGGCCATCGCTTCTGCCTACGATCTGGGCATCACAAAACTGTATACAGACGTCGATCGATATCCGCTGTGGTATCTGGGTGCGAGCTACCTAGTCGCGATCGTCGCTCAAGATGCTTATTTTTACTTTATGCATCGACTGTGCCACCACAAATTCTTGTTCCGCTGGTGTCATCAGGGGCATCATCGATCGAATCCACCGACACCCTGGACATCTTTTGCGTTCGATTTACCCGAAGCGATCGCGCATTCACTGTTCCTAATTGGGCTTGTCTTCATCGTTCCGCTCCATTTTATTACTGTTATGGCCGTGCTTACCACCATGACAGTATGGGCAGTTGTAAATCATCTCGGATTCGATCGGTTGCCCGCTAGTTTTCCCCATCACTGGTGCGGTCGGTGGTTTACAGGCCCTGCCCATCATTCAATCCACCACCGTCACTATGGCTTTCATTACGGGCTGTACTTTACTTTTTGGGACAGACAGCTCGGCACCCAATTACCCACTTACGAACAGGAGTTTGCTAATGTTACTCACTGA